From Polaribacter haliotis:
CATTAATTTTTGAACATTAACATTAAATGGTTTTTCTAAGTTTAAACCACTTAATAATTGGGTAACCATAAAAGCTATGTATGCTTCAGTAGCAAACAAAGCAACTTTATAACTTACAATAAAGGTATATTGTTTAAAACTGTAATTGTAGTATTCGTATAAGTTTAAGCCTTCAAAAAGATTTTTTGAAGCTTCAGGATTATTAATACTCACGAAATAAGAAATTAATATAGCTCCAGTCTTAATGCATAATCCTATAAAAACGATCCAGGCAACTACGTGCATTATTTTTAATATTTGTTTTGAGTCCATTTTATAATTTTTAACTCAGCAAATATATAAAAATTATTGATAAACAATAATAAAATATTATTTATTGATAATAATGTAAGTTTTAAGCAAAAAAAAATCAGCACTAAAAAGTACTGATTTTTTTTAAAATTTATAAGATAAATACCTTAATCTCTAGACATAAAAATCGATAAAACATACCAAAAAAGCAACATTAAAGAAGCAAATAAACCTAAAGCTGCAGGTATGTAATCTTCTGTTCCGAATTTGTTTACTAAGTTAGATGTTTGGTATAAAATTGCTCCTCCTGCCAAAACACACATTCCAACTGAGAACCACAAACCTAAATTAAAACCAAATAAAGAACCTGCAACAATTAACCCTATTGCAATAAAAAAACCAACAGTTAAGCCAGATTTTATAAAAGAAAAATCTTTTTTAGTGATAAAAACGATGGAAGAAATTCCTACAAATAAAGCCAAAGTAACAATAGTTGCTTGTTGTAATAATTCGTAACTTTCTGTGTAAACGATTGCCATATATAATAGTGGCACAAAAATAATTGCTTCAGCAAAAATGTAAACTGCATAGGCTAAATATTGTTTGTTTTTATCCGCGGTTTTTAAAGCTGTACTTTCGGCATAATTGGTTATAAACATAAAACCACCCAACATTACTAACCATTTCCAGCCTTGTGTCATAGAAAGCATAAACTCTACAAGAGTATTGCTTTGTAATAAAATATATTCAAAAAGAACAAACAATAAAATTCCACCAGCAACATGTGTGTATGTTTTCTTGTAAAAATCTACACGAACTTGATCTGTAGCTTGTGTTAAAAGTAATTTATTTTCAAAAGTGTTTTCCATAGTTTTATTATACTTTTTTAATAACGTTTGTTACAATTCCCCAAATAATAAAATCGTTTTCTTCCGTAATTTTTATAATTGGATAATCTGGGTTTTCTGGTTGCAACCAAACTTCGTTATTTTGCACCCTTAATCGTTTTACAGTAAATTCTCCATCTACGTAACAAACCGCAATTTTTTTATCTTCTGGAGCTAAACTTCTATCAATAACTAATAAATCGTTGTTGTTTAGGCCAGCATTAATCATAGACTGTCCTTTTACTTTCGCAAAAAAAGTACTGTTTTTATTTTTAATTAATTCTTCATCTAAAGAAACTTTTTCTTCTTCAAAATCTCCTGAAGGAATAGGAAAACCAGCAGAAATTCCAGTGTCTATTAAAATAGCACCATCTATTGTAGATGGTTTTGGGTTGAAAAAAACAAGATTTTTAGATGTTTCCATTGACTTGTAAAATTATGACTTTTCTTTAAATTTTTTTAGATTTTATTTTAAAATAAGTTTTTTAAAAATAATTCTAAAATATTGTCTTGCAATTATTACAAATGTGTTTTGTTTTTTCAAAAAAAGGAAATAACATATAGAACACATTTTTTCTTTGAATAGGAGCAATTAAAATTCTGTTAGAATTACACTTTATACAAAAAAGCGCTTTTCCATTTTTGTCTTTTTGATAGGTTCTAATTTCATTATAAATTTTCGCAGCTTTTTCAAAATCTTTATTGTGTACTAATAATTTTACACCACCAATTGCATTACTAACCAATGGATCTGTATCTATTGTTGTTTCATCCATTAACATTGTATTAAAACCTTCTGAATCTAACCTAGATTTGGTAACATGTGCTTCTGTAGAATAAATAAAAACGGCTAAAATTGTGTAGTCTGGATTCATAAAAAAATAAAAATTTGTATCAATAATAAAAGTAATTGTTTATTCTTAAAGAGAAACTTTACGATGCGCTTTTTTCAGTTTTTTAATTACAGAAGCTATTTCTTCTTCATTTAAATGTCCAAAACCAAAACGAATGGCACACGTATTTTTATCTTGATATAAAATGGTTTTTGGAATAAATAAATCAATTTTTTCTGCTTCTTCTGTCAATTGAACCAACGAAATTTTTGGTTGAAATTCTAACCAAATTGCCAATCCACCAGAAGGAATTTTCCACGTTGCAATCTCTGTAAAATGTATCTTTAATAAATCGCACAAACAGTCTCGTCTTTGCTTATAAACAACAACGTTTTTTTTCATTAAACGATAAATTTCACCTTCATTAATTAATTCAGATAACATTTGTTTTTGAATTAAATCGCCTTGTTTGTCTAATAATTGCAGGTAATTATTGGCTTCCGAAATTAAATTTTTTGGAGCAATAACAAAACCGGTTTGAAAACTTGGAAATAAAGATTGCCCTAGTTTTCCTAAGTAAATAACCATTCCATTTACATCTGCACTTGCCATTGGCAACATTGCAGAACCTTCGAACTGGAAATCGTAATCGTAATCATCTTCAATAATTGCAAAACCGTATTCTTTTGCCAACAGCAATAACTGCAAACGCCTTTCTACACTTAAGGTTACCATTGTTGGGTAATCTCTATGAGCGCAAACATACACACATCTAATGCTTCCTTTTACAAAGTGTTTTTTTATATAATTAACATCCAAACCATTTTTATCTACAGGAATTGTTTTAATGCTTGCACCTGCTTGTTGGAAAATCATGTTCGAGGCGTAATTACTTAAATTTCCCACCAAAACAATATCTTTTTGTTTTATAATTAATTGAGAAACAATGTATAAACTCATTTCTGTACTCCTTGTGCTTAAAAGATTATTTGAGTTTACATGAAAACCTCTTGTAGCATTTAAATAATTACAAATATGGGTTTGAAATATGGAATCCGAGAATTCATTGGGTCTGTTCCATTTTTTAATCAACGTTTTACGTTTCATAGCTGCACTGTACCATCTTGTAAATTGATGCACAGGATGCAAACGCAAATCTGGTTTCCCATCATTAATTGTAAATTTGGCATTTGTTAGTTGAGAGGTAGAA
This genomic window contains:
- a CDS encoding Bax inhibitor-1/YccA family protein, which encodes MENTFENKLLLTQATDQVRVDFYKKTYTHVAGGILLFVLFEYILLQSNTLVEFMLSMTQGWKWLVMLGGFMFITNYAESTALKTADKNKQYLAYAVYIFAEAIIFVPLLYMAIVYTESYELLQQATIVTLALFVGISSIVFITKKDFSFIKSGLTVGFFIAIGLIVAGSLFGFNLGLWFSVGMCVLAGGAILYQTSNLVNKFGTEDYIPAALGLFASLMLLFWYVLSIFMSRD
- a CDS encoding PLP-dependent aminotransferase family protein; translated protein: MIDSPVFALLKQLITFDKKIPQPVYIQVSQQIINAIQRRYLTKGTILPGTRNLSKLLEVHRNTAVAIYDELASQGWVEIIPNKGTFVLEPEQTTVKIKATSQKINEAYLSAKSTGFPFQTSFHLASTSQLTNAKFTINDGKPDLRLHPVHQFTRWYSAAMKRKTLIKKWNRPNEFSDSIFQTHICNYLNATRGFHVNSNNLLSTRSTEMSLYIVSQLIIKQKDIVLVGNLSNYASNMIFQQAGASIKTIPVDKNGLDVNYIKKHFVKGSIRCVYVCAHRDYPTMVTLSVERRLQLLLLAKEYGFAIIEDDYDYDFQFEGSAMLPMASADVNGMVIYLGKLGQSLFPSFQTGFVIAPKNLISEANNYLQLLDKQGDLIQKQMLSELINEGEIYRLMKKNVVVYKQRRDCLCDLLKIHFTEIATWKIPSGGLAIWLEFQPKISLVQLTEEAEKIDLFIPKTILYQDKNTCAIRFGFGHLNEEEIASVIKKLKKAHRKVSL
- a CDS encoding DUF2007 domain-containing protein yields the protein MNPDYTILAVFIYSTEAHVTKSRLDSEGFNTMLMDETTIDTDPLVSNAIGGVKLLVHNKDFEKAAKIYNEIRTYQKDKNGKALFCIKCNSNRILIAPIQRKNVFYMLFPFFEKTKHICNNCKTIF
- a CDS encoding DUF2975 domain-containing protein; its protein translation is MDSKQILKIMHVVAWIVFIGLCIKTGAILISYFVSINNPEASKNLFEGLNLYEYYNYSFKQYTFIVSYKVALFATEAYIAFMVTQLLSGLNLEKPFNVNVQKLMQKISYSIFYLWIIAIVHNAQVQFLGKKYRFTIDLFSSDFIFLAGIIFIFAQIIKRGIQIQYENDLTI
- a CDS encoding LexA family protein, producing the protein METSKNLVFFNPKPSTIDGAILIDTGISAGFPIPSGDFEEEKVSLDEELIKNKNSTFFAKVKGQSMINAGLNNNDLLVIDRSLAPEDKKIAVCYVDGEFTVKRLRVQNNEVWLQPENPDYPIIKITEENDFIIWGIVTNVIKKV